The following coding sequences lie in one Polyodon spathula isolate WHYD16114869_AA chromosome 37, ASM1765450v1, whole genome shotgun sequence genomic window:
- the psmb8a gene encoding proteasome subunit beta type-8, whose product MALLEVCGYRDEDRSAGPLGARGRFVDRSSHFSFGVKTAEFAVPVGVDPQAFLSPYTAGEGNVRIHLNHGTTTLAFKFQHGVVVAVDSRASAGNYIDSKDANKVIEINPYLLGTMSGSAADCQYWERLLAKECRLFKLRNKERISVCAASKLLSNMMCEYRGMGLSMGSMICGWDKQGPGLYYVDDDGTRLSGQLFSTGCGSSYAYGVVDSGYRYELSVEEAYDLGRRAIAHATHRDAYSGGVVNLYHMRQDGWIKICKDDVAELIHQYALENK is encoded by the exons ATGGCTCTGCTGGAAGTGTGCGGCTACAGAGACGAGGACAGGAGCGCGGGTCCTTTAGGGGCCAGGGGGAGATTCGTGGACAGGTCGAGCCATTTCTCCTTCGGGGTGAAAACGGCCGAGTTTGCGGTGCCGGTTGGAGTTGAT CCTCAAGCATTCCTCAGCCCCTACACTGCAGGGGAAGGAAACGTGAGAATCCATCTGAACCACGGCACCACCACCCTGGCCTTTAAATTCCAGCATGGGGTTGTGGTGGCAGTGGATTCCAGAGCCTCTGCTGGGAACTACATTG ATTCCAAGGATGCGAACAAAGTGATTGAGATTAACCCATACCTGCTGGGGACCATGTCTGGAAGTGCAGCTGACTGCCAGTACTGGGAGAGACTGCTGGCAAAAGAGTGCag GCTGTTCAAACTGCGAAACAAAGAGCGCATCTCAGTGTGCGCCGCCTCGAAGCTGCTTTCCAACATGATGTGTGAATACAGAGGGATGGGGCTGTCCATGGGAAGCATGATCTGTGGCTGGGACAAACAG GGGCCAGGCTTGTACTATGTGGATGACGATGGGACCAGGCTGTCTGGACAGCTGTTTTCTACAGGATGTGGCAGCAGCTACGCCTATGGAGTTGTGGACAGCGGCTACAGATACGAGCTGTCCGTAGAGGAGGCGTATGATCTGGGCCGGCGTGCCATCGCACACGCCACCCACAGAGACGCTTACTCTGGAGGGGTGGTCAACT TGTATCACATGCGTCAAGACGGATGGATCAAAATCTGCAAAGACGATGTAGCTGAGCTTATTCACCAGTATGCATTAGAAAACAAGTGA